CCTGCACGCCTTCGCCGTCGTCGGCGCGCCGGCGGCGGTGGCCCACGGGCTGCGCGACCGCTTTGGCGATGTGGTGGACCGAATCAGCCTCTACATGCCGTATGACGTTGATCCGGACCAACTGGCGGAGCTCACGGGTGATCTCCCGACCTCGTAGCCGATCCGTAAGGGTCGCGGGCCTTTCCGTGCCGCTGGGCGGTGCAACCGTGGGAAGAGACGGGTTTGCCCGCTATGGGACGGAGGTTGCGGGGTGTCGCGCACACGCGGTTGGGGCGTGGGCTGCGGCGTGCTGGCGGCCTGCGCCGCACTGGCCGCCGCGGAGGGCTTCGCCGACCTGATCGGCGGCCCCTCGCCGGTGATCGCCGTGGGCACGTGGGGCATCGACTCCTGCCCCGCGTGGCTGCGTGAGTTCGCCATCCGCCACTTCGGGGTCAACGACAAGCGTGTGCTGGTCGCCGGGGTGCTCGCCACCGTGCTGCTGCTCGGCGCGCTGGCCGGGGCGATCGGCGTGACGCATCGGCGGGCCGCGCTGTCCCTGACCGTCGGGGTCGGCCTGATCGGGATCGTCGCCGCGGACACCGTGCGCGGTGCCACCGACCTGCTCCCGGTCCGGGTGGCGCCGGCCGTCATGGCGTTGGTGGTGAGCACCGTCGGTCTGGTCAAGCTGCTGCAGGCGCTCGGGCCGGCCGATGTGGGTGTGGCCGCACCGACAGAACGCCCGTTCGGTGTGCCCGAGGGAGTGGACCGGCGGGCCTTCGTGCGCGCCGCCGGTGTGGTCGGTGTCGTCGGTCTGACCGGCGGCGGGTTGTGGCGGCTCAACGGCGCGAACACGAACCTCACCACCGATGGCCTGGTCACCCTGCCGGTCCCGGCGAGCCCGGCGCCGCCGGTGACCGGGGCGGACTTCGGCGTCCGTGGGCTCTCGTCCTACGTCACGCCCAACGACGACTTCTATCGAATCGACACCGCCCTGGTCGTGCCCCGCCTGAACGCGGCGACGTGGAAGCTGCGCATCCACGGGATGGTGCAGCACCCGATCACGATCACCTACGCCGACCTGTTGCGGGCGCCGCTGATCGAGCGCGATGTCACCTTGATGTGCGTGTCCAACGAGGTCGGTGAGCATCTCAACGGCAATGCCCGCTGGCTCGGGGTCCGCATTGCCGACGTGCTGTCCATCGCGGGTGTGCTGCCCGGTGCCGACGCGGTGAAGTCGAGATCCGTGGACGGCTGGACCTGCGGCACACCGCTGTCGGCGCTGACCGACCCGAACCGCGATGCCATGTTCGCCATCGGCATGAACGGCAGGCCGTTGCCCTACGAACACGGCTTCCCGGTGCGCATGGTGGTCCCCGGGCTGTACGGGTTCGTCTCCGCGACCAAGTGGATCACCGATCTCGAGGTCACCCGCTTCGATGCCTTCCAGGCGTACTGGACGCAACGCGGGTGGTCCGAGCAGGCCCCGATCAAGACCCAGTCCCGGATCGATGTGGTCCGTCCCGCCGCCGGGGGCGCCACGCTGGTGGCCGGGATGGCCTGGGCGCCGCATCGCGGGATCAACAAGGTCGAGGTGCTTATCGACGACGAGGTGCATGTCGCCGAACTGGCGCCGTGGGCGAACCGGGACACCTGGCGGCAGTGGCGACTCACCGATTGGCACCCGACCAGCGGCAAACATCGCCTGGCGGTGCGGGCCACCGACGGCACCGGCACGGTGCAGACCGCGCAGCGCGCGGACCCGGTCCCGGACGGCGCCAGCGGGTACGACACGGCCGTGGTCAGCATCTCCTGACGGGCCGTCCGTTGACCCGCTCGTCGGTGTACCGACACCGCCGACGCCCCGAACTGGGCGGTCCGCTGCCGCCCAATCTCACAGCGCCGCGGTGTCCACCTCGATGACCGTCCGAGAAGGGAGACCCCGTGAGTACGACAGACCTGGCGGGCAGCACCGCGGTGGTGACCGGTGCGAGTCGCGGCTTCGGCCGTGCGGTTGCCGTCGCGTTGCATCAGGCCGGCGCCGAGGTGGTGGCCGTGGCCCGCGACGGCGAACGGCTGGAGGCATTGCGCGCAGAACTCGGCGACCGAGTGACGCCGGTGGTCGCCGACGCCGCGGACCCGGTGGTGGCCGGTCGGGTTCTGGAGCGCTACCGACCGCGCACGCTGGTGCTCAACGCCGGTGCGGCGCCGCTGATGCGCCCGCTGCAACAGCAGTCCTGGGAGGCGTTCAGTCGACCCTGGGAGGTGGACGTCGCGCAGGCGTTCCATTGGCTGCGCGAGGCGCTGCTGCTGCCCTTGGACCCCGGCAGCACGGTGATCGCACTGTCCAGCGGTGCGGCCCTGAACGGGTCACCACTGAGCGGCGGCTACGCCGGCGCCAAGGCGATGGTCCGCTTCCTGGCCGGCTACGCCGCGGGGGAATCGAAGCAGGCGGGGCTCGGCATCCGGATCGTCTCGATCCTGCCCACGCTGACCGCGGAGACGGAGCTCGGCGCCGCGGCGGTGGCGGGCTACGCGCGGCAGGAGGGAATCGAGGTGGCGGAGAAACTGCGCCGGATGGGCCCGACGCTGCGCCCGGAGCACGTCGGCAAACACCTCGCCGCCCTGGCAGCCGGCACTGACCATGCGCCCGGCGCGTACCTGTTGAGCATCGACGGGTTGAAGGAGATCTGCTGAGCACGCCGGATACCACCCTCGAAAGGCGGGGGTCGGCGGGAGCATGATTGATCATCAGATCCTTTACCCGAGTGGGA
This is a stretch of genomic DNA from Sporichthyaceae bacterium. It encodes these proteins:
- a CDS encoding SDR family oxidoreductase, with amino-acid sequence MSTTDLAGSTAVVTGASRGFGRAVAVALHQAGAEVVAVARDGERLEALRAELGDRVTPVVADAADPVVAGRVLERYRPRTLVLNAGAAPLMRPLQQQSWEAFSRPWEVDVAQAFHWLREALLLPLDPGSTVIALSSGAALNGSPLSGGYAGAKAMVRFLAGYAAGESKQAGLGIRIVSILPTLTAETELGAAAVAGYARQEGIEVAEKLRRMGPTLRPEHVGKHLAALAAGTDHAPGAYLLSIDGLKEIC
- a CDS encoding molybdopterin-dependent oxidoreductase → MSRTRGWGVGCGVLAACAALAAAEGFADLIGGPSPVIAVGTWGIDSCPAWLREFAIRHFGVNDKRVLVAGVLATVLLLGALAGAIGVTHRRAALSLTVGVGLIGIVAADTVRGATDLLPVRVAPAVMALVVSTVGLVKLLQALGPADVGVAAPTERPFGVPEGVDRRAFVRAAGVVGVVGLTGGGLWRLNGANTNLTTDGLVTLPVPASPAPPVTGADFGVRGLSSYVTPNDDFYRIDTALVVPRLNAATWKLRIHGMVQHPITITYADLLRAPLIERDVTLMCVSNEVGEHLNGNARWLGVRIADVLSIAGVLPGADAVKSRSVDGWTCGTPLSALTDPNRDAMFAIGMNGRPLPYEHGFPVRMVVPGLYGFVSATKWITDLEVTRFDAFQAYWTQRGWSEQAPIKTQSRIDVVRPAAGGATLVAGMAWAPHRGINKVEVLIDDEVHVAELAPWANRDTWRQWRLTDWHPTSGKHRLAVRATDGTGTVQTAQRADPVPDGASGYDTAVVSIS